A genomic segment from Daphnia pulex isolate KAP4 chromosome 5, ASM2113471v1 encodes:
- the LOC124193959 gene encoding compound eye opsin BCRH2-like — protein MSQREGGQKQAFDPWALPDTFTLYAYAPEDIRSFLHPHWHSYKALHPAWYYFLGLMYLVIGTCAVAGNAVVLKIFSRFPALRTPANLLVMNLAVSDFLLMLALFPECVYNFFLGGPWRFGDMGCQIHAFLGACFGYNQIFTLTMISYDRYNVIVKGFSGTPLTFNRAVSIITLSWIWALGWSICPLVGWGAYAMDGIMGTCSYDYVSQNMNNKSHILAATFANFILPIIVIAGCYYFIVHAVFRHEEELRAQAKKMNVASLRSNNDQQQVSAEIRIAKVSIMNVSMWLTAWTPFAVICIMGTWGDVSKITPLVSAIPVILAKTSCAYNPLIYAISHPKYRECLKQMFPWMCIVEEKKALADNQTIISEKTEMTEIVKCESA, from the exons ATGTCACAACGCGAAGGAGGACAA AAGCAGGCTTTCGATCCCTGGGCTTTGCCCGATACCTTCACTCTCTATGCTTACGCCCCAGAGGACATTCGCAGCTTTCTTCATCCTCACTGGCATTCATACAAAGCTCTGCATCCGGCATGGTATTACTTTTTGGGATTGATGTACTTGGTAATTGGTACTTGCGCCGTTGCGGGTAACGCCGTTGTCCTGAAGATCTTTAGCCGATTTCCGGCTCTCCGTACTCCCGCCAACTTGTTGGTTATGAACTTGGCTGTATCTGATTTCCTTCTGATGCTCGCACTTTTCCCCGAATGCGtctacaactttttccttgGTGGCCCATGGCGCTTTGGAGATATGGGTTGCCAGATCCACGCTTTCTTGG GCGCTTGTTTCGGATACAACCAAATCTTCACTCTGACAATGATCTCGTACGACCGATACAATGTGATTGTAAAGGGATTCAGTGGAACTCCACTCACGTTTA aCCGCGCTGTCTCCATCATTACATTGAGCTGGATCTGGGCTTTGGGCTGGTCTATCTGCCCATTGGTCGGCTGGGGTGCCTACGCCATGGATGGTATAATGGGAac ATGCTCTTATGACTACGTCTCCCAGAACATGAACAACAAATCCCATATTTTGGCTGCCACCTTCGCAAACTTTATCCTGCCAATCATTGTTATTGCTGGTTGCTACTACTTCATCGTCCATGCCGTCTTTAGGCACGAGGAAGAACTCCGTGCTCAGGCTAAGAAGATGAATGTTGCTTCTCTTCGCAGCAATAACGACCAACAGCAGGTGTCTGCTGAGATTCGTATCGCCAAGGTCTCCATTATGAACGTCTCGATGTGGCTGACGGCTTGGACTCCATTTGCCGTTATCTGCATCATGGGTACCTGGGGTGATGTTTCCAAGATTACTCCATTGGTGTCTGCCATTCCAGTCATCCTGGCCAAGACGTCATGTGCCTATAACCCACTTATCTATGCCATCTCCCATCCTAAATACCGAgag tgCCTGAAGCAAATGTTTCCTTGGATGTGTATCGTCGAGGAGAAAAAAGCTCTTGCTGACAACCAAACCATCATCAGTGAAAAGACCGAAATGACTGAAATCGTCAAATGTGAATCGGCTTAG